A portion of the Cyanobium sp. PCC 7001 genome contains these proteins:
- a CDS encoding cAMP phosphodiesterase: MAVRIRSRSWWLASLLVLPLLCAGLPALAATPSSAPAAAAAKEADMALYSRIAAVNVCISRAAGIAFDTAVGVAGETMAQVIEHQHGGVIEQVGREPLALDALRKGSINSAVLGAAEVCPEEVPEGVRKEVEAALQRSGGAEAIPPPPQPGPVPKAAATPTR, translated from the coding sequence GTGGCTGTGCGAATCCGTTCCCGCTCCTGGTGGCTGGCCTCTCTGCTGGTGCTTCCCCTGCTGTGCGCCGGCCTGCCCGCCCTGGCGGCGACGCCGTCCTCCGCCCCCGCCGCCGCTGCGGCCAAGGAGGCCGACATGGCCCTCTATTCCCGCATCGCGGCCGTGAACGTGTGCATCTCCCGCGCCGCCGGCATCGCCTTCGACACGGCGGTGGGGGTGGCGGGCGAAACCATGGCCCAGGTGATCGAGCACCAGCACGGGGGCGTGATCGAGCAGGTGGGCCGTGAGCCCCTGGCCCTGGATGCCCTGCGCAAGGGATCGATCAACTCCGCGGTTCTCGGGGCGGCCGAGGTGTGTCCCGAGGAGGTGCCCGAAGGGGTGAGGAAGGAGGTGGAGGCGGCGCTGCAGCGCTCCGGTGGCGCCGAGGCGATCCCGCCCCCGCCCCAGCCCGGCCCCGTCCCGAAAGCCGCCGCCACGCCGACCCGCTGA
- a CDS encoding histidine kinase, with amino-acid sequence MSQTPSPTSAPGGERQALRLLLVATRQQLAGQDLRTLLQLLKRDDLGFEVTLEVADPRRQPELLELHRLLATPALVKLAPAPKQVFAGSPISQRLQNWLPRWQQLAVVNDLGIQAETIDMEAHHSRRELQLEDQLLVLRQENEALIERIGVQERLLRMVAHELRTPLTAAKLALQSHRLGQIDERRYQEVVGRRLDDIEELSKDLLEVGTTRWEALFNPKRLSLGKLAAEAILELEKLWVGRSLRLITDIPADLPDVYGDERRLRQVLLNLLENAFKYTPERGEVTLTLLHRTDQWVQLSVGDSGPGIPAEQQQRIFLERVRLPQTADTTSGYGVGLSVCRRIAEVHGGRIWVVSEPGEGACFHVTVPVWSGQGQSALTKGHPGP; translated from the coding sequence GTGAGCCAGACCCCTTCGCCAACGAGCGCGCCAGGCGGTGAGCGCCAGGCGCTGCGCCTGCTCCTCGTGGCGACACGCCAGCAGCTGGCCGGGCAGGATCTGCGCACCCTGCTGCAGTTGCTCAAACGGGACGACCTGGGCTTCGAGGTGACCCTGGAAGTGGCCGATCCGCGCCGCCAGCCGGAGCTGCTGGAGCTGCACCGGCTGCTGGCGACCCCGGCCCTGGTGAAACTCGCCCCCGCTCCCAAGCAGGTGTTCGCCGGCAGCCCGATCAGCCAGCGGCTGCAGAACTGGTTGCCGCGCTGGCAGCAGCTTGCCGTGGTGAACGACCTGGGGATCCAGGCCGAGACCATCGACATGGAGGCCCACCACTCCAGGCGCGAGCTGCAGCTGGAGGACCAGCTGCTGGTGCTGCGGCAGGAGAACGAAGCCCTGATCGAGCGGATCGGGGTGCAGGAACGGCTGCTGCGCATGGTGGCCCACGAGCTGCGTACGCCGCTCACCGCCGCCAAGCTGGCCCTCCAGAGTCACCGGCTCGGGCAGATCGACGAGCGCCGCTACCAGGAGGTGGTGGGGCGCCGCCTCGATGACATCGAAGAGCTCTCCAAGGACCTCCTGGAGGTGGGCACCACCCGCTGGGAGGCCCTGTTCAATCCCAAGCGGCTCAGCCTCGGCAAGCTGGCCGCCGAGGCGATCCTCGAACTCGAGAAACTCTGGGTGGGCCGCTCGCTGCGGCTGATCACCGACATCCCCGCCGACCTGCCGGACGTGTACGGCGACGAGCGGCGGCTGCGTCAGGTGCTGCTCAACCTGCTGGAGAACGCCTTCAAGTACACCCCCGAGAGGGGAGAGGTGACGCTCACCCTGCTGCACCGCACCGACCAGTGGGTGCAGCTCAGCGTGGGGGACAGCGGTCCCGGGATACCGGCGGAGCAGCAGCAGCGGATCTTCCTGGAGCGGGTGCGTCTGCCCCAGACAGCCGACACCACCTCGGGCTACGGGGTGGGGCTCTCCGTGTGCCGCCGGATTGCCGAGGTGCATGGCGGGCGCATCTGGGTGGTGTCCGAACCGGGCGAGGGGGCCTGCTTTCATGTGACCGTGCCGGTGTGGAGCGGCCAGGGCCAGTCCGCCTTGACGAAGGGTCACCCTGGCCCGTAG
- a CDS encoding SRPBCC family protein — MTALPGSCSLDTIQQEMERLEQGARRLAVQLRLALEPDWIWGVLTDYPNLSRFIPNLASSRQLWRRGNRVCLEQVGTQQFCGMRFTATVELELVEDREAGELRFAMNRGDFRRFEGVWRIGQDAGVSILLYELIVQGRPGMPIGLIEQRLRTDLANNLRGVQMEAMRRAGLA; from the coding sequence ATGACCGCGCTCCCCGGCAGTTGCAGTCTCGACACCATCCAGCAGGAGATGGAGCGCCTCGAGCAGGGGGCCCGGCGCCTGGCGGTGCAGTTGCGCCTGGCCCTGGAGCCCGACTGGATCTGGGGTGTGCTCACCGACTACCCCAACCTCAGCCGCTTCATCCCGAACCTGGCCAGCTCGCGGCAGCTCTGGCGCCGCGGCAACCGCGTCTGCCTCGAGCAGGTGGGCACCCAGCAGTTCTGCGGCATGCGCTTCACCGCCACCGTGGAACTGGAACTGGTGGAGGACCGGGAGGCCGGCGAACTCCGTTTCGCGATGAACCGCGGTGATTTCCGCCGCTTCGAGGGGGTGTGGCGGATCGGCCAGGACGCCGGGGTGAGCATCCTGCTCTATGAGCTGATCGTGCAGGGGCGTCCCGGGATGCCGATCGGACTGATCGAGCAGCGTCTGCGTACCGATCTGGCCAACAATCTGCGCGGCGTGCAGATGGAGGCGATGCGGCGGGCCGGCCTGGCCTGA
- a CDS encoding phycobilisome linker polypeptide has protein sequence MRVSTGSASQSDSRMVTVVVESFGIGRQRQAERRFTVPFAQLQSTMRTIARQGGRIKAVDVAGTLPEAPSSAPSEAQATPAAAPAPTAPSKPAAVSHAAVPVNLYKPKDPFIGTVTENYSLLAEGAIGRVNHITFDLAGGDPQLHYVEGQSIGIIPDGTDANGKPHKLRLYSIASTRHGDNMVGHTVSLCVRQLQYEKDGETINGVCSTFLCDIEPGAKVKITGPVGKEMLLPDDEEANVIMLATGTGIAPMRAYLRRMFEPAEREKNGWTFRGKAWLIMGVPTTPNLLYDADFEHYQSQFPDNFRYTKAISREQKNAKGGRMYIQDRVLENADEIFSMIEDPKTHVYMCGLRGMEPGIDEAMTAAAAAKGIDWSELRPQLKKADRWHVETY, from the coding sequence ATGCGTGTTTCAACGGGCAGCGCTTCTCAGTCCGACAGCCGCATGGTCACCGTGGTGGTCGAATCCTTCGGGATCGGCCGGCAACGTCAGGCTGAGCGTCGTTTCACCGTTCCCTTCGCCCAGCTCCAGAGCACGATGCGGACCATCGCCCGTCAGGGCGGTCGCATCAAAGCCGTGGATGTCGCCGGGACGCTGCCGGAAGCGCCCTCCTCCGCGCCGTCCGAAGCCCAGGCCACTCCGGCCGCAGCCCCAGCCCCCACCGCTCCATCGAAACCAGCCGCTGTGTCCCACGCCGCCGTTCCGGTCAACCTCTACAAGCCCAAGGATCCGTTCATCGGAACCGTCACCGAGAACTACAGCCTCCTGGCGGAGGGTGCCATCGGCCGGGTGAACCACATCACCTTCGACCTGGCCGGCGGTGATCCCCAGCTTCACTACGTGGAGGGCCAGAGCATCGGCATCATCCCCGACGGCACCGATGCCAACGGCAAACCCCACAAGCTGCGCCTCTATTCGATCGCCAGCACCCGCCACGGCGACAACATGGTCGGCCACACCGTGTCGCTGTGCGTGCGCCAGCTGCAGTACGAGAAGGACGGCGAGACCATCAACGGCGTGTGCTCCACCTTCCTGTGCGACATCGAGCCCGGCGCCAAGGTGAAGATCACCGGCCCGGTGGGCAAGGAGATGCTGCTCCCCGATGACGAGGAGGCCAACGTGATCATGCTGGCCACCGGCACCGGCATCGCGCCGATGCGGGCCTACCTGCGTCGCATGTTCGAGCCCGCCGAGCGCGAGAAGAACGGCTGGACCTTCCGCGGCAAGGCCTGGCTGATCATGGGGGTGCCCACCACCCCCAACCTGCTCTACGACGCCGACTTCGAGCACTACCAGAGCCAGTTCCCCGACAACTTCCGCTACACCAAGGCGATCAGCCGTGAGCAGAAGAACGCCAAGGGCGGACGCATGTACATCCAGGACCGGGTGCTGGAGAACGCCGACGAGATCTTCTCGATGATCGAGGACCCCAAGACCCACGTGTACATGTGCGGTCTGCGGGGCATGGAGCCCGGCATCGACGAGGCGATGACCGCCGCCGCCGCCGCCAAGGGCATCGACTGGAGCGAACTGCGTCCCCAGCTCAAGAAGGCCGATCGCTGGCACGTCGAGACCTACTGA
- the zwf gene encoding glucose-6-phosphate dehydrogenase, producing the protein MAAVLTNPLRVGLRQERVIPPQIIVIFGASGDLTHRKLVPALFELYRQRRLPSEFAVLGCARRPWSDEEFRSRMAASLADAIAADPQAWEQFAAGLFYEPADLSNPATIVQLGERLDAIDRARATRGNRTFYLSVSPAFYGSGTRALAAAGLLSDPDRSRVVIEKPFGTDYASAQDLNRVVLGCAKEKQIFRIDHYLGKETVQNILVLRFANTIFEPIWNRNYIANVQITAAETVGVEERAGYYETSGALRDMVQNHLTQMLALTTMEPPGRFDAEAIRNEKAKVLQAAQLANPGEPWKCCVRGQYGPGGSRSSPIAGYREEPGVDPNSTTETYVAMKLFINNWRWQGVPFYLRTGKRLPKRLSEVVLTFREAPVHLFDAAAGAPTPNQLILRIQPDEGAEIKFEVKAPGSGMRSRPVDMAFSYDDSFGEPSDEGYVRLLADAMLGEPTLYTRSDEVEAAWRLYTPLLEVLEESPWQLPVHPYEARTWGPAAADNLLADDDLVWRRP; encoded by the coding sequence ATGGCCGCCGTTCTCACCAACCCGTTGCGGGTGGGTCTCCGCCAGGAACGGGTGATCCCGCCGCAGATCATCGTGATCTTCGGCGCCAGTGGAGACCTCACCCATCGCAAGCTGGTGCCGGCCCTGTTCGAGCTGTACCGCCAGCGGCGCCTACCCAGCGAGTTCGCCGTGCTGGGGTGTGCCCGGCGGCCCTGGAGCGACGAGGAATTCCGTTCCCGCATGGCCGCTTCCCTGGCCGACGCGATCGCCGCCGATCCCCAGGCCTGGGAGCAGTTCGCGGCCGGGCTGTTCTACGAGCCCGCCGACCTCTCCAATCCGGCCACGATCGTGCAGCTGGGCGAGCGGCTCGATGCCATCGACCGGGCCCGCGCCACGCGGGGCAACCGCACCTTCTATCTCTCGGTGTCGCCCGCCTTCTACGGCAGCGGCACCCGCGCCCTGGCCGCGGCCGGCCTGCTCAGCGACCCGGACCGCAGCCGGGTGGTGATCGAGAAGCCCTTCGGCACCGACTACGCCAGCGCCCAGGATCTGAACCGGGTGGTGCTGGGCTGCGCCAAGGAGAAGCAGATCTTCCGGATCGACCACTACCTGGGCAAGGAAACGGTCCAGAACATCCTGGTGCTCCGCTTCGCCAACACCATCTTCGAGCCGATCTGGAACCGCAACTACATCGCCAACGTGCAGATCACAGCGGCCGAGACGGTGGGCGTGGAGGAGCGTGCCGGCTACTACGAAACCTCCGGTGCCCTGCGGGACATGGTGCAGAACCACCTCACCCAGATGCTCGCTCTCACCACCATGGAACCCCCCGGCCGCTTCGACGCCGAGGCGATCCGCAACGAGAAGGCCAAGGTGCTGCAGGCCGCCCAGCTGGCCAACCCCGGTGAACCCTGGAAGTGCTGCGTGCGGGGGCAGTACGGCCCCGGCGGCAGCCGCAGCAGTCCGATCGCCGGGTACCGGGAGGAGCCGGGGGTGGACCCGAACAGCACCACGGAGACCTACGTGGCCATGAAGCTGTTCATCAACAACTGGCGCTGGCAGGGGGTGCCGTTCTACCTGCGCACCGGCAAGCGCCTGCCCAAGCGGCTGTCGGAGGTGGTGCTCACCTTCCGGGAGGCGCCGGTGCACCTGTTCGACGCCGCGGCCGGCGCCCCCACGCCCAACCAGCTGATCCTGCGCATCCAGCCCGATGAGGGGGCGGAGATCAAGTTCGAGGTGAAGGCCCCCGGTTCCGGCATGCGCAGCCGCCCGGTGGACATGGCCTTCAGCTACGACGACTCCTTCGGCGAACCGAGCGACGAGGGCTACGTGCGGCTGCTGGCCGACGCCATGCTGGGGGAACCCACCCTCTACACCCGCAGCGACGAAGTGGAAGCGGCCTGGAGGCTCTACACCCCGCTGCTGGAGGTGCTGGAGGAATCGCCCTGGCAGCTGCCGGTGCATCCCTACGAGGCCCGCACCTGGGGCCCGGCCGCCGCCGACAACCTGCTGGCCGACGACGACCTGGTCTGGCGTCGGCCCTGA
- a CDS encoding glucose-6-phosphate dehydrogenase assembly protein OpcA, whose protein sequence is MSAQLTLQAPTALPPSDVVPYLEKLWGEDLQHTSGAATFSLVVYEPSWLQQHLIRTGRVSGPLTGLLDHDLIAAAKEAVPALDLPFSTAVMDQRLAWRLGQQPGDARAEDLRGQFVDGAISAHMPRRLITLAPTLDEARPLETLVAAYCPLPDEGGGGPACGDVVVLRGGREVLKSKLDLVLPLISDDLPCWVWWNSSLDEAPELLEALAPPPRRLVVDSSLGQPRRCIDVLVDRIASGQAVNDLNWLRLRSWRESLAMVFDPPSRRNALDHVVQLDIDVEGDHPLKGLLLAAWLADRLGWELVESYGVETDWAGTRREKGIGAEFRRRDGSALQFRLMPVPVGSPKIHPGALVGLRLICAPEGRPPLCVILCSESGGCMRLEAGGMASMELAEDVVPLPNESEEEELARLLSGGHDTTNPLLAAAAPIAAKLLPS, encoded by the coding sequence ATGTCCGCCCAGCTCACGCTCCAGGCCCCCACGGCCCTGCCCCCGTCCGATGTGGTTCCCTACCTGGAAAAGCTGTGGGGGGAGGATCTGCAGCACACCAGCGGCGCCGCCACCTTCAGCCTGGTGGTGTACGAGCCCTCCTGGCTGCAGCAGCATCTGATCCGCACCGGCCGGGTGAGCGGCCCCCTCACCGGCCTGCTCGACCATGACCTGATCGCCGCCGCCAAGGAGGCCGTGCCGGCCCTGGACCTGCCCTTCAGCACGGCGGTGATGGACCAGCGGCTGGCCTGGCGGCTGGGCCAGCAGCCGGGGGATGCCAGGGCGGAGGATCTGCGCGGCCAGTTCGTGGATGGAGCCATCAGCGCCCACATGCCGCGGCGGCTGATCACCCTGGCCCCCACCCTGGATGAAGCGCGGCCGCTGGAAACCCTGGTGGCGGCCTACTGCCCCCTGCCGGACGAGGGCGGCGGCGGACCGGCCTGCGGTGACGTGGTGGTGCTGCGGGGCGGCCGGGAGGTGCTCAAGAGCAAGCTCGATCTGGTGCTGCCCCTGATCAGCGACGACCTGCCCTGCTGGGTGTGGTGGAACAGCAGCCTCGACGAGGCGCCGGAACTGCTGGAGGCCCTGGCACCGCCGCCGCGCCGGCTGGTGGTGGACAGCTCCCTGGGCCAGCCGCGCCGCTGCATCGACGTGCTGGTGGACCGGATCGCCAGCGGCCAGGCCGTGAACGACCTCAACTGGCTGCGGCTGCGCAGCTGGCGCGAGTCGCTGGCGATGGTGTTCGATCCGCCGTCCCGCCGCAACGCCCTTGATCACGTGGTGCAGCTGGACATCGACGTGGAGGGCGACCATCCGCTCAAGGGCCTGCTGCTGGCGGCCTGGCTGGCCGACCGGCTCGGCTGGGAGCTGGTGGAGTCCTATGGCGTGGAGACCGACTGGGCCGGCACCCGCCGGGAGAAGGGGATCGGGGCCGAGTTCCGCCGCCGCGATGGCTCGGCGCTGCAGTTCCGGCTCATGCCCGTGCCGGTGGGCAGCCCCAAGATCCACCCGGGGGCGCTGGTGGGCCTGCGCCTGATCTGCGCCCCGGAGGGGCGGCCGCCGCTGTGCGTGATCCTCTGCTCCGAATCCGGGGGCTGCATGCGGCTGGAGGCCGGCGGCATGGCCTCGATGGAACTGGCGGAGGATGTGGTGCCGCTGCCGAACGAGAGCGAGGAGGAGGAGCTGGCCCGCCTCCTCTCCGGCGGCCACGACACCACCAATCCGCTGCTGGCGGCCGCGGCGCCGATCGCTGCCAAGCTGCTCCCCAGCTAG
- a CDS encoding cobyrinate a,c-diamide synthase — MPCLIAAPCSGSGKTLLTLSLAALARRRGLRLQPFKVGPDYLDPQLLSQVSGLTCRNLDPLLCGEPWVRRCFQWHGSRADLAVVEGVMGLFDGRGPGSEGSSAAVAALLDLPVVLVVEASRQAGSLAALVRGFRDHGPPPVRLAGVVLNRVGSERHRQLLAEALEAIAVPLLGVLPSDPVLEWPSRHLGLLPPQEQADLPERQQAWAALAERHLDLERLWPLLAPAAPASGSGPGHGHENGQEHGDPIAWLLGSLPISPTAARSSASEPLPIAVAQDAAFHFRYPEAEELLRGVGLDPRPWSPLADEPLPAGSRALLLPGGYPELHAAGLAAARRSLGALRQAARAGLPIAAECGGLLLLGESLCDPAGRAHPMAGVLPFAARRGALSLGYREAQACGDGLLVRRGECFRGHEFHRWQLETVTGGGELWQLEGWGSPRRSEGWTTPTLHASWLHLHWAGCPRIPLRLAAAAANAAPAPASGAMSVRALPDPGLRSSAGA, encoded by the coding sequence TTGCCCTGCCTGATCGCGGCCCCCTGCAGCGGCAGCGGCAAGACCCTGCTCACCCTCAGCCTGGCGGCCCTGGCCCGGCGGCGGGGCCTGCGGCTGCAGCCCTTCAAGGTGGGGCCCGACTATCTCGATCCCCAGCTGCTCAGCCAGGTGAGCGGGCTCACCTGCCGCAATCTCGACCCCCTGCTCTGTGGCGAGCCCTGGGTGCGGCGCTGCTTCCAGTGGCACGGCAGCCGGGCCGATCTGGCGGTGGTGGAGGGGGTGATGGGCCTGTTCGATGGGCGAGGACCCGGCAGTGAGGGCAGCTCAGCGGCGGTGGCAGCCCTGCTGGATCTGCCGGTGGTGCTGGTGGTGGAGGCCTCCCGCCAGGCCGGCTCACTGGCGGCGCTGGTGCGGGGCTTCCGCGACCATGGCCCGCCGCCGGTGCGTCTGGCCGGGGTGGTGCTGAACCGGGTGGGCAGCGAACGCCACCGGCAGCTGCTGGCGGAAGCCCTCGAGGCCATTGCCGTGCCCCTGCTGGGCGTGCTGCCCAGCGATCCGGTGCTGGAGTGGCCGTCGCGCCATCTGGGGCTGCTGCCGCCCCAGGAGCAGGCCGACCTGCCGGAGCGCCAGCAGGCCTGGGCGGCGCTGGCGGAGCGCCATCTGGATCTGGAGCGTCTCTGGCCCCTGCTGGCCCCGGCGGCCCCGGCCAGCGGCTCCGGGCCAGGGCACGGGCATGAAAACGGTCAAGAGCATGGGGATCCGATCGCCTGGCTGCTCGGATCGCTGCCCATCTCCCCAACCGCGGCCCGGAGCTCGGCCTCGGAGCCGCTGCCGATCGCGGTGGCCCAGGACGCCGCCTTCCACTTCCGCTACCCGGAAGCGGAGGAACTGCTGCGGGGCGTCGGCCTGGATCCGCGGCCCTGGAGCCCCCTGGCCGATGAGCCGCTGCCGGCGGGCTCCAGGGCCCTGCTGCTGCCGGGGGGGTATCCGGAACTCCATGCGGCCGGGCTGGCGGCCGCCCGTCGCAGCCTCGGGGCGCTGCGCCAGGCGGCGCGGGCGGGGCTGCCGATCGCGGCGGAGTGCGGCGGTCTGCTGCTGCTGGGCGAAAGCCTGTGCGATCCGGCCGGGCGGGCGCACCCGATGGCGGGGGTGCTGCCGTTCGCGGCACGGCGCGGGGCCCTCAGCCTGGGCTACCGCGAGGCCCAGGCCTGCGGTGACGGCCTGCTGGTGCGCCGGGGCGAGTGCTTCCGCGGCCATGAGTTCCACCGCTGGCAGCTGGAGACCGTGACGGGCGGGGGTGAGCTGTGGCAGCTTGAAGGCTGGGGCAGCCCCCGCCGGAGCGAAGGATGGACCACACCGACCCTGCACGCCAGCTGGCTGCATCTTCACTGGGCTGGATGCCCGCGGATTCCACTCCGGCTGGCCGCCGCAGCCGCGAACGCCGCTCCGGCACCGGCCAGCGGCGCGATGTCAGTGCGGGCGCTGCCGGATCCAGGGCTCCGGTCGAGCGCTGGCGCCTGA
- a CDS encoding acylphosphatase — MEGRVQGVGYRAACCARAQDLGLGGWVRNLPDGRVELEAEGGSQQLNDLRLWCEIGPPHAEVRCVSTLPVGTTGEDWFEVRR, encoded by the coding sequence GTGGAGGGCAGGGTGCAGGGGGTGGGCTACCGGGCCGCCTGCTGCGCCCGCGCCCAGGATCTCGGCCTGGGCGGCTGGGTGCGCAACCTCCCCGACGGCCGGGTGGAGCTGGAGGCCGAGGGCGGCAGCCAGCAGCTCAATGACCTGCGGCTCTGGTGTGAGATCGGCCCTCCCCACGCCGAGGTGCGCTGCGTGAGCACCCTGCCCGTGGGCACCACGGGAGAGGACTGGTTCGAGGTGCGCCGCTGA
- a CDS encoding GAP family protein, with product MTLAAVHGSTPHLVGELAAFGLAVALSPAHIVLLLLVLLGEKPRLRGSGFVLAWLATSGLVVAGLLTVGHGLLLTMERGSAHRTGLDLIAAGGLLALGLRELLGRSAEGGTPGWADKLDRFCALPLPLLLLLSSAFQIASPDDLFLFARTAASVLEAGLAPAQEIGATVLFSLTSGLLLLGPLLALLLLGPERMLPQLQRGKSWLLARGDAVVGLVSLALAVYLGWQGIEGLQLQL from the coding sequence ATGACGCTGGCCGCCGTGCATGGCTCCACGCCCCATCTGGTGGGGGAGCTGGCGGCCTTCGGGCTGGCGGTGGCCCTTTCCCCCGCCCACATCGTGCTGCTGCTGCTGGTGCTGCTGGGGGAGAAGCCCCGGCTGCGAGGCAGTGGGTTCGTGCTGGCCTGGCTGGCCACCAGCGGCCTGGTGGTGGCCGGCCTGCTCACGGTGGGGCACGGGCTGCTGCTCACCATGGAGCGGGGCAGCGCCCACCGCACCGGCCTCGACCTGATCGCGGCCGGCGGGCTGCTGGCCCTGGGGCTGCGGGAACTGCTGGGCCGCAGCGCCGAAGGCGGTACACCGGGCTGGGCCGACAAGCTCGACCGCTTCTGCGCCCTGCCCCTGCCTCTGCTGCTGCTGCTCAGTTCGGCCTTCCAGATCGCCAGCCCCGACGACCTGTTCCTGTTCGCCAGGACGGCCGCCAGTGTGCTGGAGGCCGGGCTGGCTCCGGCCCAGGAGATCGGGGCCACCGTGCTGTTCAGCCTCACGAGCGGCCTGCTGCTGCTGGGGCCGCTGCTGGCTCTGCTGCTGCTGGGCCCCGAGCGCATGCTGCCGCAGCTGCAGCGGGGGAAAAGCTGGCTGCTGGCCCGCGGTGATGCCGTGGTGGGGCTGGTGAGCCTGGCCCTGGCGGTGTACCTGGGCTGGCAGGGAATCGAGGGCCTGCAGCTGCAGCTCTAG
- a CDS encoding ATP-dependent RecD-like DNA helicase, with protein MTPGQLQASERFAAWLAQPAEGVPFVLSGYAGTGKTFLSMAFLAQVEARGLCWTVVAPTHKAVGVLRSHLARAGLMPTWYPSTIHRLLRLKLRRQGDRERCEETEQTAGALEHLGLVLIDEASMVDTTLLEIALRCAHPFRTRLVFVGDPAQLPPVGEPSSAVFSLGRAATAHLTEVVRHQGPVLRLARGIREQVLPCRLPPELPPVRAAAGEVALLRRPQWLEAAQEALRRSVAADDPDQARILCYTNRSLEQLVPIARRALHGAMADQLPVLPGEVLITRSAVMAPACREGEEAGEEPDMVLGSNREVVVRDVTPERCDLAEFGLTGADLGGAAVPVIATLNAAVDSGDSQLNLRLLPPLGSSDRAAIEAVLTQLRQQARLAGKQAGRALWRRFFLLRDAFAALGPAAVLTVHRSQGSTFGQVFVDGDVFLPRDPLLRRQLLYVAVSRASTSVALVARATADVRSDGEEQALWARWLEDGNGA; from the coding sequence TTGACGCCCGGCCAGCTGCAGGCCAGCGAGCGCTTCGCCGCCTGGCTGGCCCAGCCGGCCGAGGGGGTGCCCTTCGTGCTCAGTGGCTACGCCGGCACCGGCAAGACCTTCCTCTCCATGGCCTTCCTGGCCCAGGTGGAAGCCCGCGGCCTGTGCTGGACCGTGGTGGCTCCCACCCACAAGGCCGTGGGGGTGCTGCGCAGCCATCTGGCCCGCGCCGGCCTCATGCCCACCTGGTATCCCTCCACGATCCACCGGCTGCTGCGGCTCAAGCTGCGGCGCCAGGGCGATCGGGAGCGCTGCGAGGAGACGGAGCAGACCGCCGGCGCCCTCGAACATCTGGGCCTGGTGCTGATCGACGAGGCCTCGATGGTGGACACCACCCTGCTGGAGATCGCCCTGCGCTGCGCTCATCCCTTCCGCACCCGGCTGGTGTTCGTGGGGGATCCGGCCCAGCTGCCGCCGGTGGGGGAGCCCAGCAGCGCCGTATTCAGCCTCGGCAGGGCGGCCACGGCCCACCTCACCGAAGTGGTGCGCCATCAGGGGCCGGTGCTGCGGCTGGCGCGGGGCATCCGCGAGCAGGTGCTCCCCTGCCGCCTGCCCCCCGAGCTCCCGCCGGTGCGCGCCGCCGCCGGCGAGGTGGCGCTGCTGCGGCGGCCCCAGTGGCTGGAGGCCGCCCAGGAGGCCCTGCGCCGCAGCGTGGCGGCGGACGATCCCGACCAGGCCCGCATCCTCTGCTACACCAACCGCTCGCTGGAGCAGCTGGTGCCGATCGCCCGCCGGGCCCTGCACGGCGCCATGGCCGACCAGCTGCCGGTGCTTCCCGGCGAGGTGCTGATCACCCGCAGCGCCGTGATGGCCCCGGCCTGCCGCGAAGGGGAGGAGGCCGGGGAGGAGCCCGACATGGTGCTTGGCTCCAACCGGGAGGTGGTGGTGCGCGATGTCACCCCCGAGCGCTGCGATCTGGCCGAGTTCGGGCTCACCGGCGCCGATCTGGGCGGCGCCGCCGTGCCGGTGATCGCCACCCTCAATGCCGCGGTGGACAGCGGCGACAGCCAGCTCAACCTGCGGCTGCTGCCCCCCCTGGGCTCCTCCGACCGGGCCGCGATCGAGGCGGTGCTGACCCAGCTGCGCCAGCAGGCCCGCCTGGCGGGGAAGCAGGCGGGCCGGGCCCTGTGGCGCCGCTTCTTCCTGCTCCGGGATGCCTTCGCGGCCCTGGGCCCCGCTGCGGTGCTCACCGTCCACCGCAGCCAGGGCAGCACCTTCGGCCAGGTGTTCGTGGACGGGGATGTGTTCCTGCCCCGCGATCCCCTGCTGCGGCGCCAGCTGCTCTATGTGGCCGTGAGCCGGGCCAGCACCTCGGTGGCGCTGGTGGCCCGGGCCACAGCCGATGTCCGCTCCGACGGCGAAGAGCAGGCGCTGTGGGCCCGCTGGCTGGAGGACGGGAACGGGGCCTAG
- a CDS encoding divergent PAP2 family protein, translating into MRGVPGLLSAPHDSQPLVALLSNDALWWGLAACGLAQLSKLAIELLVHRRWRPAVLFETGGMPSSHSALLTGTTAAIGWQQGFADPLFALAATLCFVVLYDASGVRRAAGLTAQRVNGLPERLWEPSQPEPSQLRKPLKENLGHTRLEVLIGSLMGPAIALPGLVLLGSPLDLAQRWGLPLPFPLA; encoded by the coding sequence ATGAGGGGAGTGCCGGGTCTGCTCAGCGCTCCCCATGACAGCCAGCCCCTGGTGGCGTTGCTCAGCAACGACGCCCTCTGGTGGGGCCTGGCGGCCTGCGGGCTGGCCCAGCTCTCCAAGCTGGCGATCGAACTGCTGGTGCACCGCCGCTGGCGGCCCGCCGTGCTGTTCGAAACCGGCGGCATGCCCTCCAGCCACTCCGCCCTGCTCACCGGCACCACGGCGGCGATCGGCTGGCAGCAGGGCTTTGCCGATCCCCTCTTCGCCCTGGCGGCCACCCTCTGCTTCGTGGTGCTCTACGACGCCTCCGGCGTGCGCCGCGCCGCCGGCCTCACGGCCCAGCGGGTGAATGGCCTGCCCGAGCGCCTGTGGGAGCCGTCCCAGCCGGAGCCGTCCCAGCTGCGGAAGCCGCTCAAGGAGAACCTGGGCCACACCCGCCTGGAGGTGCTGATCGGCAGCCTGATGGGGCCAGCCATCGCCCTGCCCGGGCTGGTGCTGCTCGGTTCGCCGCTGGACCTGGCCCAGCGCTGGGGTCTGCCGCTGCCCTTCCCCCTGGCCTGA